One window from the genome of Pempheris klunzingeri isolate RE-2024b chromosome 7, fPemKlu1.hap1, whole genome shotgun sequence encodes:
- the tesca gene encoding tescalcin a, which yields MGASHTRSENKYQDLVDKTGFSEEQIKNLHKRFQQLSGNEETISRENLDNIPALANNPIRKQIIEAFFDKRNQHQDEVGSLEEIGFEQFLMVMSHFRPPNLKTTDEEREAMRKEKLRFLFNMHDTDNDGTITLMEYRKVVEELLSKSGAIGQEAAKAIADAAMLEVASTNVPHMAPDDFYEGITFEHFEQILKGLEMESRMHIRFLDVNTTTMRCGKSTS from the exons ATGGGAGCCTCGCACACGCGCTCCGAGAACAAGTACCAGGATCTGGTGGATAAAACTGGAT tttcagaggAGCAGATTAAAAACCTTCACAAAAGATTCCAGCAGCTGAGCGGCAATGAAGAGACGATAAG TAGAGAAAACTTGGACAACATACCGGCGCTCGCCAACAATCCAATCAGAAAGCAAATTATTGAAGCATTCTTCGATAAAAG GAACCAGCATCAGGATGAGGTGGGCTCCCTCGAGGAGATTGGCTTCGAGCAGTTCCTCATGGTCATGTCCCACTTCCGCCCTCCAAATTTGAAGACGACGGATGAGGAGAGGGAAgcaatgagaaaagaaaagcttcGCT TCTTGTTCAACATGCACGACACGGACAACGATGGCACCATCACTCTGATGGAGTACAGGAAA GTAGTTGAGGAGCTTCTGTCAAAAAGTGGAGCCATCGGGCAGGAAGCTGCCAAGGCGATAGCAGATGCTGCCATGTTGGAAGTGGCAAGCACAAATGTGCCCCACATG GCCCCGGATGACTTCTATGAAGGAATCACGTTTGAGCATTTTGAACAG ATTTTAAAGGGACTTGAAATGGAGTCCAGAATGCACATTCGCTTTTTGGATGTCAACACCACGACAATGCGTTGTGGGAAATCAACCTCTTGA
- the fbxw8 gene encoding F-box/WD repeat-containing protein 8: protein MAEDELAVFRKRWKEELTSQKEDQRIVCAPSPSCGVPGQSGQRDVKNRYFEEDVRTEDEGCGGGGGGGGGREKAAPQAEDQPEYVSIAHSLLDGRTSPLLDRIQEERTKRKRQYHNMTNVCSTSLQQQQQREVKKEEALLDQLIEDLNEVNDIPFFDVELPYELASKIFQYLNCTELGRCAQVSRAWRVLAEDGVLWFRMCTSEGYHRDASVSDSPCWKSTLRDCRNSAKTVRTNWKNRVGSISQLQFELGKVLCDVSSCDNFVLAGYTSGDVRLWDTLHWDSTASYLKTNSLSADSDPRPHVSHVQVNSTVAAAAYEDGCVDLWSTVTGGEPIHHYQSPAGIQALALSRDSPVLASAAGPDVRLDRADDRGYWRTLCRTQLPKAADRLVLVPDRGQQCPLAALAAGETVYLLDPREEEPQTLHSVYGHPVTCLDASDSLVALGVKRTGWAMHDGGNKIHIYSLETGKPVMCVGNSPGDFTCINLGDGPPHLLVCGNKDRRVRVFDLRAGSSAASLYAHHLGVTSVQADDWKIVSGGGEGLVCVWETRMGAKLWEMHNRHPVRHVRFNTSTLVTANIPDDKSPRGACITDDDLTAHRRHRGVICHYDFSEDASSHDHILPICRSDYTESHGYNYNIGLAVPYDRLSGSHPSH from the exons ATGGCCGAGGACGAACTTGCTGTGTTCAGGAAGCGTTGGAAAGAAGAATTAACGAGCCAAAAAGAGGATCAGCGAATTGTTTGTGCACCCTCTCCTTCCTGTGGTGTTCCTGGTCAGTCAGGCCAGAGAGACGTGAAAAATAGGTATTTTGAAGAGGATGTTCGGACTGAGGATGAgggatgtggtggtggtggtggtggtggtgggggaagagaaaaagctgcacCTCAGGCAGAGGATCAGCCTGAGTATGTGTCCATTGCGCATAGTTTGCTGGATGGGAGGACCAGTCCCCTGCTGGACAGGATTCAGGAGGAGAGAACCAAGAGAAAGAGGCAGTATCATAACATGACCAATGTTTGCAGCAcatccctgcagcagcagcagcagagagaagtcAAGAAAGAGGAGGCGCTGCTGGATCAACTCATTGAGGACCTG AATGAAGTCAATGACATTCCCTTCTTTGATGTTGAGCTGCCGTACGAGTTAGCCTCAAAGATATTCCAGTATCTCAATTGTACTGAGCTTGGCCGCTGTGCTCAG GTGAGCAGGGCATGGAGAGTCCTTGCCGAGGACGGCGTTCTGTGGTTCAGGATGTGCACAAGTGAGGGTTATCACCGGGATGCCAGCGTGTCTGACTCCCCCTGCTGGAAGAGCACGCTGCGAGACTGCAGGAACTCTGCCAAAACTGTGCGCACCAACTGGAAG AATCGCGTGGGATCCATCAGCCAGCTGCAGTTCGAGCTGGGGAAGGTGCTGTGTGACGTCAGCTCCTGCGATAACTTTGTCCTGGCTGG GTACACGTCTGGGGATGTGAGGCTGTGGGATACGCTGCACTGGGACTCGACGGCCTCTTACCTGAAGACGAACAGCCTCTCAGCTGACTCCGACCCTCGACCTCATGTTAGTCATGTCCAAGTCAACAGCAcggtggctgctgctgcttatgAAGACG GCTGCGTGGACCTGTGGAGCACAGTGACAGGTGGAGAGCCCATCCACCACTACCAGAGCCCAGCGGGGATCCAGGCTCTGGCCCTGAGCCGTGACAGTCCTGTCCTGGCCTCTGCCGCTGGGCCCGATGTTCGGCTGGACCGTGCCGACGATCGCGGCTACTGGAGGACACTCTGCCGGACTCAGCTACCCAAGGCT gcagacaggctggTTTTGGTGCCAGATAGGGGGCAGCAGTGCCCGCTGGCGGCCCTGGCAGCAGGAGAGACCGTGTACCTGCTGGACCCCCGGGAGGAGGAACCACAGACGCTGCACTCAGTCTACGGTCATCCTGTTACCTGCTTAGATGCCTCTGACTCCCTTGTTGCACTTGGTGTAAAGCGCACTGGCTGGGCCATGCATGATGGAGGAAACAAG ATCCACATCTACAGCCTAGAGACGGGCAAACCTGTGATGTGCGTCGGCAACTCGCCGGGAGATTTCACTTGCATCAACCTGGGAGACGGTCCGCCTCACCTGCTGGTGTGTGGAAACAAAGACAGGCG GGTGAGGGTGTTTGACCTACGGGCCGGCTCTTCTGCGGCATCCCTGTACGCCCACCACCTGGGGGTCACCTCGGTGCAAGCGGACGACTGGAAGATCGTGAGCGGCGGAGGCGAaggattggtgtgtgtgtgggagacgAGGATGGGAGCGAAGCTGTGGGAGATGCACAACAG GCATCCTGTAAGGCATGTACGCTTTAACACCAGCACCCTGGTAACAGCCAACATCCCTGATGACAAGTCGCCACGGGGGGCCTGCATCACAGACGACGACCTTACAGCTCACCGCAG ACACCGGGGAGTCATCTGCCATTACGACTTCTCTGAGGACGCGTCGTCACACGATCACATCTTGCCCATCTGCAGGTCAGACTACACCGAGTCACACGGCTACAACTACAACATCGGCCTGGCGGTGCCTTACGACAGGCTGTCTGGCTCCCATCCATCCCACTGA